One stretch of Flavobacterium sp. 9 DNA includes these proteins:
- a CDS encoding RNA polymerase sigma factor: MEESQLLPNLFRTEYRKIVSVLCYLFGIDNIEIAEDITSDTFLAATELWSLKGIPENPTAWLYTVAKNKTKNYLKRNAVFEQKLSVEIKHTANKSEEIEIDLSNKNINDSQLAMIFTVCNPENSGEAQIALALNLLCGFGIQEIADAFLTNKEVIYKRINRAKEKLKEANIKIEQPTVSEINNRLETVLTTLYLLFSEGYYSTSQNTILRKDLCAEAMRLTFLLIENPTTNLPSVNALLSLMCFHSSRFDARTNEDGETILYQDQDETLWNQELIEKGQHYLVKASTGNHLSKYHLEAGIAYWHTQKEDTPEKWQNILQLYNRLLILEYSPIAALNRTFALAKTNGKQEAIIEAEKLNLTNNPFYYSLLGNLYTDINNKKAIENFEKALQITNSPADKAIIIKNINSIK, translated from the coding sequence ATGGAAGAAAGCCAGCTTTTACCCAATTTATTCAGAACAGAGTACCGAAAAATAGTTTCGGTGCTCTGTTATTTATTTGGAATTGATAATATCGAAATTGCCGAAGACATTACAAGCGACACATTTCTCGCTGCAACCGAATTATGGAGTTTAAAAGGAATTCCCGAAAATCCAACAGCCTGGCTTTATACCGTCGCTAAAAACAAAACCAAAAACTACCTCAAACGAAATGCTGTTTTCGAGCAAAAGCTTTCCGTAGAAATAAAACATACCGCAAATAAATCTGAAGAAATTGAAATTGACTTGTCAAACAAAAATATAAATGACAGTCAGTTAGCAATGATATTCACGGTTTGTAATCCTGAAAATTCAGGCGAAGCACAAATTGCATTGGCATTAAATTTATTATGCGGATTTGGGATTCAGGAAATTGCCGATGCTTTTTTAACCAATAAAGAAGTTATCTATAAAAGGATTAATCGTGCCAAAGAAAAACTCAAAGAAGCCAATATTAAAATTGAACAACCAACAGTTTCGGAAATCAATAATAGACTAGAAACCGTTCTGACAACGTTATATTTATTGTTTTCTGAAGGCTATTATTCTACATCACAAAATACTATTCTGCGAAAAGATCTTTGCGCAGAAGCCATGCGATTGACTTTTTTATTGATCGAAAATCCAACAACCAACTTACCTTCCGTAAATGCTTTGCTTTCTCTAATGTGTTTTCACAGTTCCAGATTTGACGCCAGAACAAATGAAGATGGCGAAACAATTTTGTATCAGGATCAGGATGAAACACTTTGGAATCAGGAATTGATCGAAAAAGGACAACATTATTTAGTTAAAGCTTCTACAGGAAATCATCTTTCGAAATATCATCTCGAAGCTGGAATTGCTTATTGGCACACACAAAAAGAAGACACGCCCGAAAAATGGCAAAACATATTACAACTTTACAATCGTCTTCTTATTTTAGAATACTCACCCATCGCAGCTTTAAACAGAACTTTTGCCCTTGCCAAAACCAATGGCAAACAAGAAGCCATTATCGAAGCCGAAAAACTAAATCTGACCAATAATCCTTTTTATTACTCTTTATTAGGCAATCTCTATACCGATATAAACAATAAAAAAGCCATAGAAAATTTCGAAAAAGCACTGCAAATCACTAATTCTCCAGCAGACAAAGCCATAATAATCAAAAACATAAATTCAATTAAATAA
- a CDS encoding mechanosensitive ion channel family protein yields the protein MIDYLKDFRIIIIIAIIAFVTIVLGAVTDKVLRYFLYRKLTDKEYDATGFRFLKHLIITVIYILGFAFALIQIPEFKVIGHSFLAGAGVISLVAGLASQQALSNIVSGIFLVIFKPFRINDKITINNFIGTVEDINLRQVVLKDAENNRIIIPNSVISNQIIVNTNMHDTKCCKIIEIGIGYESNVEKALEIMQDEIAKHPLFIDTRTAESKKQKTPLVVARVVALADSSVNLKAWAWAKNSTDGFVMYCDLLQSIKKRFDEAKIDIPYPQRVITIKNTEN from the coding sequence ATGATCGATTACTTAAAAGACTTCAGAATAATTATCATAATCGCTATAATTGCGTTTGTAACAATCGTTTTGGGCGCTGTTACAGACAAAGTACTTCGCTATTTTTTGTATCGAAAATTAACCGATAAAGAATATGATGCGACAGGATTTAGATTTTTAAAGCATTTAATTATAACCGTAATTTACATTTTAGGGTTTGCCTTTGCCTTAATACAAATTCCCGAATTCAAAGTTATTGGTCATTCCTTTTTAGCAGGTGCCGGCGTTATTTCGTTAGTTGCAGGTTTAGCATCTCAACAAGCTTTAAGTAATATTGTAAGCGGAATTTTTCTGGTTATTTTTAAGCCTTTCCGAATCAACGATAAAATCACAATCAATAATTTTATAGGTACTGTCGAAGATATTAATCTGAGACAAGTTGTTTTGAAAGATGCCGAAAACAACCGAATCATAATCCCAAATTCCGTAATAAGCAATCAGATTATTGTAAACACCAATATGCACGATACCAAATGCTGCAAAATCATTGAAATTGGAATTGGTTATGAATCCAATGTCGAAAAAGCATTAGAAATCATGCAAGATGAAATTGCCAAACATCCGCTTTTTATCGACACCAGAACTGCCGAAAGTAAAAAGCAAAAAACACCTTTGGTTGTAGCAAGAGTTGTTGCACTCGCAGATTCAAGCGTAAACTTAAAAGCCTGGGCTTGGGCCAAAAACTCAACAGATGGTTTTGTTATGTATTGTGATTTATTACAAAGTATAAAAAAACGTTTTGACGAAGCTAAAATCGATATCCCATATCCGCAAAGAGTAATAACGATTAAGAACACTGAAAACTAA
- a CDS encoding thioesterase family protein translates to MASFIKEISFRWSDLDPNFHVRHSAYYDFGAQHRIEILEELGLTLRVMQTQGFGPVLFREECVFRKELKLSDKIFLHTKTSKMKPDASRWSIIHEFRREDDTLCAVITVDGAWMDTKLRKLASPTPEIAIEALSIFPKSEDFVGL, encoded by the coding sequence ATGGCTTCATTTATTAAAGAAATTTCATTTCGCTGGTCAGATCTTGACCCAAATTTTCACGTTCGTCATAGTGCTTATTACGATTTTGGTGCGCAACATCGTATCGAAATCCTCGAAGAACTTGGTTTGACTTTAAGAGTAATGCAAACACAAGGTTTTGGTCCTGTTTTATTTAGAGAAGAATGTGTCTTTAGAAAAGAACTAAAACTTTCAGATAAAATATTCCTTCATACCAAAACTTCAAAAATGAAACCAGATGCTTCGCGTTGGTCAATCATTCACGAATTTAGAAGAGAAGACGATACACTTTGTGCAGTAATTACAGTTGATGGCGCATGGATGGATACCAAACTACGCAAATTAGCATCTCCAACACCAGAAATTGCTATTGAAGCTTTGAGCATATTCCCAAAAAGCGAAGATTTTGTTGGATTATAA
- a CDS encoding ATP-binding cassette domain-containing protein, with the protein MQHWDILLSNQVNKKAFIDTLLSGEAKGELAVFNNQKGILFSDIAIEKFIEKEYQYDTVEASPESHRQLRTFSSGERKKEFLKYCINQNPDFIIFDNPFDHLDQASRVVLAQSLEKLTDNIAIIQLLNRTVDVLEFVPNKAQIKDNSFELHPLLKTENHFKTLNTAAIPKAIEPHSFHESVLIKMNNVSVSYDDRKILDQISWTIKQGEFWQLIGPNGSGKSTILSLITGDNPKGFGQDLYLFGRKKGTGESVWDIKKQIGIFATSMTDLFQKGHTLEQMILSGFFDSIGLYNEPTTLQKQNVAQWLEVVEMTSLRKKRFIDLSIGQQRVALIVRAVLKHPPLLILDEPVEGLDDENVDLVIQLINTIKQETNVSILYVSHRIESGLAPTSVFELLPNPTGSIGKIKYHSELN; encoded by the coding sequence ATGCAGCATTGGGACATACTTTTATCGAATCAGGTAAATAAAAAAGCCTTTATTGACACTTTACTTTCCGGTGAAGCCAAAGGAGAATTAGCGGTTTTTAACAACCAAAAAGGAATTCTGTTTTCAGATATTGCTATTGAAAAATTCATCGAAAAAGAATATCAATATGACACTGTCGAAGCTTCTCCGGAATCACACAGACAATTGAGAACTTTCTCGTCTGGCGAACGCAAAAAAGAGTTTCTGAAATACTGCATCAATCAAAACCCTGATTTTATAATTTTCGATAATCCATTTGATCATTTAGATCAGGCTTCAAGAGTTGTTCTAGCTCAATCACTGGAGAAACTAACTGATAATATTGCGATTATTCAATTGCTTAATCGTACCGTTGATGTTTTAGAATTTGTTCCGAATAAAGCACAAATCAAAGACAATTCTTTCGAATTACATCCTCTTTTAAAAACCGAAAATCACTTTAAAACTTTAAATACAGCCGCAATTCCAAAGGCGATTGAACCGCATTCCTTTCACGAAAGTGTACTAATCAAAATGAATAATGTTTCGGTAAGTTATGACGATCGTAAAATTTTAGATCAAATTTCGTGGACGATAAAACAAGGCGAATTCTGGCAATTAATTGGTCCAAATGGTTCAGGAAAAAGCACAATTCTATCTTTAATTACAGGAGATAATCCAAAAGGATTTGGTCAGGACTTATATTTATTCGGAAGAAAAAAAGGAACTGGAGAAAGCGTTTGGGATATCAAAAAGCAAATCGGAATCTTCGCCACTTCTATGACAGATTTGTTTCAAAAAGGTCACACTTTAGAGCAAATGATTCTGTCCGGATTCTTTGATTCCATTGGATTATATAACGAACCAACCACTTTACAAAAGCAAAATGTAGCGCAATGGCTTGAAGTTGTTGAAATGACAAGTTTAAGAAAAAAACGTTTTATAGATCTCTCAATTGGTCAGCAAAGAGTTGCGCTGATTGTTCGTGCCGTTTTAAAACATCCGCCATTATTAATTCTCGACGAACCTGTAGAAGGTCTGGACGACGAAAATGTAGATTTGGTAATTCAGCTTATCAACACCATTAAACAAGAAACTAACGTGAGTATTTTGTACGTTTCACATCGTATAGAATCTGGCCTTGCTCCTACTTCGGTTTTTGAACTTTTACCAAACCCAACAGGATCAATCGGTAAAATAAAATACCACTCTGAGTTAAATTAA
- a CDS encoding carboxymuconolactone decarboxylase family protein, giving the protein MENRINIHVKGQEAIKTLYPVGGYLKKSPLEQSLIELVLFRVSQINKCAYCLDMHYKDARHKGETEQRLYGLSAWRETSYYTNRERAAFAWAEALTACDVTDSVYNETAKEFSEQELIDLTLAVTNINTWNRINLAFPNEPGTYKVGLFG; this is encoded by the coding sequence ATGGAAAATCGAATTAACATTCACGTAAAAGGACAAGAAGCAATCAAAACACTTTATCCAGTTGGCGGATATCTAAAAAAATCTCCATTAGAGCAATCACTTATAGAATTAGTTCTTTTTAGAGTTTCACAAATCAACAAATGCGCTTATTGTCTTGATATGCATTATAAAGATGCGCGTCACAAAGGCGAAACTGAACAACGTTTATACGGATTAAGCGCCTGGAGAGAAACCTCATATTACACAAACCGTGAAAGAGCAGCATTTGCTTGGGCAGAAGCTTTAACAGCATGCGACGTTACAGATTCAGTTTACAACGAAACTGCAAAAGAATTTTCAGAACAAGAATTAATTGATTTAACTTTAGCTGTTACAAACATTAATACATGGAACCGTATTAACCTTGCATTTCCTAACGAACCTGGAACTTACAAAGTAGGTTTATTTGGTTAA
- a CDS encoding DUF1398 domain-containing protein — protein MFTLEQIKEAHSKVQSGADFPNYIQDLIILGVKGYDTFVNNGNVEYYGVNNYTVSAEERYPEIEVAALPNKERFIEFLVMHQSGQTDYLTFCNHAAQCGIAKWRVDIIEMTCTYYDKSGNEILIEKIPD, from the coding sequence ATGTTTACACTAGAACAAATCAAAGAAGCGCATTCGAAAGTACAAAGCGGTGCAGATTTCCCAAATTATATACAAGACCTAATCATTTTGGGCGTTAAAGGTTACGACACATTTGTAAATAATGGTAATGTCGAATATTATGGCGTAAATAATTATACCGTTTCAGCAGAGGAAAGATATCCGGAAATTGAGGTTGCTGCTCTTCCCAATAAAGAACGTTTTATTGAATTTTTGGTAATGCACCAAAGCGGACAAACGGATTATCTGACTTTCTGTAATCATGCTGCTCAATGTGGTATTGCAAAATGGAGAGTTGATATTATCGAAATGACATGTACGTATTATGACAAATCCGGAAATGAAATTTTGATCGAAAAAATTCCTGATTAA
- a CDS encoding ThuA domain-containing protein — MSIFNQKTSILVVKSLLIILFLSCFTGYSQRKKSKSKFKVIAFYTAKNDQAHISFVHEANKWFPKIAEENHFEYDSTNNWDNLNAKFLAKYQVVLFLDTRPETPNQREAFQKYMENGGGFIGFHFSAFALNDSDYLQNWNWYHNTFLGSGEYGSNTWRPTSAVLRVENQHPVTKNIPKTFSSAPNEWYRWNNDLTKNPDIKILLAIDESSFPLGTGPKAHEIWHSGYYPVVWTNKNYKMLYVNMGHNDIDYEHGTNKTLSYTFENKVESQLILNALLWLGNSKK; from the coding sequence ATGTCAATTTTTAATCAAAAAACTTCTATTCTTGTTGTAAAGAGTCTCTTGATAATACTTTTTTTAAGTTGTTTTACAGGATATTCTCAACGGAAAAAAAGCAAATCAAAATTTAAAGTAATTGCTTTTTATACCGCAAAAAATGATCAGGCACATATAAGTTTTGTTCATGAAGCGAATAAATGGTTTCCTAAAATTGCCGAAGAAAATCATTTTGAATATGATTCTACCAACAATTGGGACAATCTAAACGCTAAATTCCTCGCAAAATACCAAGTTGTTTTATTTCTGGATACAAGACCTGAAACACCAAATCAGCGAGAAGCATTTCAGAAATACATGGAAAATGGCGGCGGTTTTATAGGTTTTCATTTTTCGGCTTTTGCCTTAAACGATTCTGATTATCTTCAAAACTGGAATTGGTATCACAATACTTTCTTAGGTTCCGGCGAATACGGAAGCAATACCTGGCGACCTACATCGGCGGTTTTGCGAGTAGAAAATCAGCATCCTGTTACTAAAAATATTCCTAAAACATTTTCATCAGCGCCAAACGAATGGTATCGATGGAATAACGATCTTACCAAAAATCCGGATATAAAAATTCTTTTGGCAATCGACGAAAGCAGTTTCCCACTTGGAACCGGACCAAAAGCGCATGAAATCTGGCATAGCGGTTACTATCCTGTCGTTTGGACCAATAAAAACTACAAAATGCTTTATGTAAATATGGGGCATAATGATATTGATTATGAACACGGAACGAATAAAACACTCTCATATACATTTGAAAACAAAGTAGAAAGCCAATTAATTTTGAATGCTTTGCTTTGGCTAGGAAATTCTAAAAAATAA
- a CDS encoding RDD family protein translates to MKEKYPFILERVQSILIDSVLIIACMIIFSDVLSNFKNVPDWLRAVLLISIFLYEPIMTTFGGTIGNNIKGIRVRKNSDENESINIVQAIIRYFFKLLLGWLSFISIFSSTKKRAIHDILSGTVMIKV, encoded by the coding sequence ATGAAAGAAAAATACCCATTTATACTTGAACGAGTTCAATCGATTCTAATTGATTCTGTTTTAATAATTGCTTGCATGATTATTTTTTCAGATGTTTTATCCAATTTCAAAAATGTTCCTGATTGGTTAAGAGCTGTTCTGCTAATATCGATATTTTTATATGAGCCTATTATGACAACTTTTGGAGGAACAATTGGTAATAATATAAAAGGAATCAGAGTTCGAAAAAATTCTGATGAAAATGAATCAATTAATATTGTCCAAGCTATAATTCGTTATTTCTTTAAATTATTACTTGGATGGCTTTCCTTTATAAGTATTTTTTCAAGCACAAAAAAAAGAGCTATTCATGATATTTTGAGCGGAACCGTAATGATAAAAGTCTAG
- a CDS encoding YciI family protein, whose protein sequence is MNEFLLIFRRDYITKETQPSPQELQDSLKLWQDWLGGIAAQDKLARPLQRWDGEGKIVTTNKSVINGPYAEIKEAIGGLIIIKATDYDEAVAIANGCPILDQGGNVEIRMAVTV, encoded by the coding sequence ATGAACGAATTTTTATTAATATTTCGTAGAGATTATATCACAAAAGAAACACAGCCTTCGCCACAAGAATTGCAAGATTCGCTTAAATTATGGCAAGATTGGCTAGGCGGAATTGCAGCGCAAGACAAACTAGCAAGACCTTTGCAGCGCTGGGACGGCGAAGGAAAAATAGTAACAACAAACAAAAGCGTAATCAACGGACCTTATGCCGAAATCAAAGAAGCAATTGGAGGATTAATCATCATCAAAGCCACTGATTATGACGAAGCCGTAGCAATTGCAAACGGATGTCCAATCTTAGATCAGGGCGGAAATGTCGAAATACGTATGGCTGTTACAGTATAA
- a CDS encoding alpha/beta fold hydrolase — MKIIKLIVLLFPVFCFSQEVKIKSLDINLSNYEYPFPVKFIELSNQRQYLKMAYMDIIPQNYNNKNIVLLHGKNFNGAYWETTIKALSAEGFRVIVPDQIGFGKSSKPDNFQYTFQQLAENTKKLLDHLGIEKTTILGHSMGGMLATRFALMYPETTEKLVLENPIGLEDWKLVVPYKPVDWWYESELKQNYQNIKTYQMTNYYDGKWNADFQKWAELGAGWTTAPDYDRVAWNSALLYDMIFTQPVLYEFKNIKSPTLLIIGTRDKTALGKPLVSEEVRKTMGNYLELGKKTQKAIPNSKLVEVPNTGHLPHIESFDQFIKPLIVFLK, encoded by the coding sequence ATGAAAATTATAAAGTTAATAGTCCTATTATTTCCTGTTTTCTGTTTTTCGCAAGAAGTAAAAATCAAATCATTAGATATTAATCTGAGTAATTATGAATATCCATTTCCTGTAAAGTTCATAGAATTGAGCAATCAGCGCCAATATCTAAAAATGGCTTATATGGATATTATTCCGCAGAATTACAACAACAAAAACATCGTTTTACTTCACGGCAAAAATTTCAACGGAGCTTATTGGGAAACTACTATAAAAGCATTAAGCGCCGAAGGATTTCGAGTTATAGTTCCGGATCAGATAGGATTTGGAAAATCGTCAAAACCGGATAATTTTCAATACACATTTCAGCAACTCGCAGAAAATACCAAAAAATTATTAGATCATTTAGGAATCGAAAAAACAACCATTCTCGGTCATTCAATGGGCGGAATGTTAGCAACCAGATTTGCCCTAATGTATCCGGAAACTACCGAAAAATTAGTTCTTGAAAATCCAATTGGTCTTGAAGACTGGAAACTCGTTGTTCCTTACAAACCTGTTGATTGGTGGTATGAATCTGAATTAAAACAAAACTATCAGAACATAAAAACCTATCAAATGACCAATTATTATGATGGAAAATGGAATGCTGATTTCCAAAAATGGGCTGAACTTGGCGCTGGATGGACCACTGCTCCGGATTATGATCGCGTTGCCTGGAACTCGGCACTTTTGTATGATATGATTTTTACACAACCGGTTTTATATGAATTTAAAAACATAAAAAGTCCAACACTTTTAATCATCGGAACAAGAGATAAAACAGCTTTAGGAAAACCATTGGTTTCTGAAGAAGTTCGAAAAACAATGGGAAACTATTTAGAACTAGGCAAAAAGACACAAAAAGCGATTCCGAATTCAAAATTAGTCGAAGTTCCAAATACCGGACATTTGCCACATATTGAATCTTTCGATCAATTTATAAAACCATTAATTGTATTTTTGAAATAA
- a CDS encoding Na+/H+ antiporter — translation MENYSIIIFILAIVIGLSAFTDIIKLPQPILLVIVGIAIGFIPTMNEIEINPEIIFLLFLPPLLYDASFNISPKDFKTNINTIGTLAVTLVFLTTFWIAVVAHYMIPNITWPLAFLLGAILSATDAVAAISITKGLGISHKTITILEGESLINDASALVAYRFAVAAVMGSAFIIWKATLQFILLLGGGFLVGFVMAKILAFILGKVHKKNPEVTISFMLLMPFVTYLIAEELHVSGVIAVVILGLAIARFSKKIFPESLKNHSRSLWDIIIFLLNGLIFILIGLNFRYILKGIENDMILPYIGYAFIITIVALLIRMVRIFLQKINLQKAFKSTRNKGKRKVTEDALLDFNNSVILSWSGMRGIVSLAIAIGIPKELEDGTPFPERTVIIFISVAVVLLTLIGQGLTLPWIVKKLNARENN, via the coding sequence ATGGAAAACTACAGCATCATTATTTTTATACTCGCCATTGTTATCGGACTTTCAGCCTTTACTGATATTATAAAACTACCACAACCAATTCTGCTCGTTATAGTAGGAATTGCAATTGGTTTTATTCCAACAATGAACGAGATCGAAATTAATCCCGAAATTATATTTCTGCTCTTTCTGCCACCATTATTATATGATGCCTCGTTTAATATTTCGCCTAAAGATTTCAAAACCAATATCAATACCATAGGTACATTGGCAGTAACATTAGTTTTTCTAACCACATTTTGGATTGCCGTAGTCGCACATTATATGATCCCGAATATAACCTGGCCATTGGCATTTTTACTCGGAGCAATCCTGTCAGCGACAGATGCCGTTGCCGCTATAAGTATCACAAAAGGACTTGGAATATCTCATAAAACCATAACCATACTTGAGGGCGAAAGTTTAATTAACGATGCTTCAGCATTGGTTGCCTATCGATTTGCCGTTGCAGCCGTAATGGGATCAGCATTTATAATCTGGAAAGCAACCCTGCAATTTATTCTTTTATTAGGAGGCGGATTTCTTGTAGGTTTTGTAATGGCAAAAATTTTGGCTTTCATACTAGGCAAAGTCCACAAGAAAAATCCGGAAGTTACCATAAGTTTTATGCTCTTAATGCCTTTTGTTACCTATCTTATTGCCGAAGAATTACATGTTTCCGGAGTAATTGCAGTAGTTATTTTAGGTCTTGCCATTGCACGTTTCAGTAAAAAAATATTCCCCGAAAGCCTCAAAAACCACTCCCGAAGCCTTTGGGACATTATTATATTTCTACTAAACGGATTAATCTTTATCCTCATCGGACTTAATTTTCGTTACATCTTAAAAGGTATCGAAAACGACATGATATTACCTTATATCGGATATGCATTTATTATCACAATTGTAGCTTTACTGATTAGAATGGTCAGAATATTTCTTCAGAAAATCAATCTTCAAAAAGCCTTCAAAAGCACTCGAAATAAAGGAAAAAGAAAAGTCACCGAAGATGCTCTTTTAGACTTTAATAACAGCGTCATTCTAAGTTGGTCCGGAATGCGCGGAATCGTTTCTCTGGCAATTGCTATTGGTATTCCAAAGGAACTCGAAGACGGAACTCCTTTTCCGGAACGAACCGTAATTATCTTTATTTCGGTTGCCGTTGTATTACTGACACTTATTGGTCAGGGATTAACACTACCCTGGATTGTCAAAAAATTAAATGCCAGAGAAAATAATTAG
- a CDS encoding sulfurtransferase, translated as MSAKLSPLINPEELLQISNTSEFVLIDARAGINAEENYKNEHLKGARYIDLNKDLATVETDPANGGRHPLPSFEKFSQVLSKLGISPSSFVIIYDDKNGSNAAARFWWMLKAIGHEKVQVLNGGLQGTIKAGYPTSSETEIFDANENYPISEWKLLLADIDEVEKARNNDQNIVIDVRDKNRFDGLTEPLDLIAGHIPGAINVPFSENLNEDGFYKSAEVLAEKYSAIIKDKNSENIIVHCGSGVTACHNLLAMDYAGISIPKLYVGSWSEWSRNDRELATKETK; from the coding sequence ATGTCAGCTAAACTTTCTCCACTTATAAATCCTGAAGAATTGTTACAAATAAGTAATACTTCTGAGTTTGTTCTAATTGATGCCAGAGCCGGAATCAATGCCGAAGAAAACTACAAAAACGAACATTTAAAAGGCGCTAGATATATCGATTTGAACAAAGATTTAGCGACAGTAGAAACTGATCCAGCAAACGGAGGAAGACATCCTTTGCCTTCTTTCGAAAAATTTTCTCAAGTGCTTTCTAAACTTGGAATTTCGCCTTCTAGTTTTGTCATTATTTATGACGACAAAAACGGATCAAATGCCGCAGCAAGATTTTGGTGGATGTTGAAAGCAATTGGTCACGAAAAAGTTCAAGTTTTAAATGGAGGTTTACAGGGGACAATAAAAGCAGGTTATCCAACAAGTTCAGAAACTGAGATTTTTGATGCAAATGAAAATTACCCAATATCAGAATGGAAATTACTTTTGGCCGATATCGACGAAGTCGAAAAAGCCCGAAATAACGATCAAAATATTGTAATTGATGTTAGAGATAAAAATCGTTTTGATGGTTTAACAGAACCGCTGGATTTAATTGCCGGACATATTCCCGGTGCGATAAATGTTCCGTTTAGCGAAAATTTAAATGAAGATGGATTTTACAAATCCGCTGAAGTTTTAGCAGAGAAATATTCCGCAATTATAAAAGACAAGAATTCTGAAAATATAATTGTTCATTGTGGTTCCGGAGTTACAGCTTGCCATAATTTATTAGCAATGGATTATGCCGGAATTTCGATTCCAAAACTTTATGTAGGTTCCTGGAGCGAATGGTCACGAAACGATCGCGAATTGGCAACAAAAGAAACTAAATAA